One stretch of Vulpes lagopus strain Blue_001 chromosome 12, ASM1834538v1, whole genome shotgun sequence DNA includes these proteins:
- the SLC35B1 gene encoding solute carrier family 35 member B1 — protein MRPLSPVGDVRLELSPPPPLPLPAVSGSPVGSSGRLMAASSSLVPDRLRLPLCFLGVFVCYFYYGILQEKITRGKYGEGAKQETFTFALTLVFIQCVINAVFAKILIQFFDTARVDRTRSWLYAACSVSYLGAMVSSNSALQFVNYPTQVLGKSCKPIPVMLLGVTLLKKKYPMAKYLCVLLIVAGVALFMYKPKKVVGMEEHTVGYGELLLLLSLTLDGLTGVSQDHMRAHYQTGSNHMMLNINLWSTLLLGAGILFTGELWEFLSFAERYPNIIYNILLFGLTSALGQSFIFMTVVYFGPLTCSIITTTRKFFTILASVILFANPISPLQWVGTVLVFLGLGLDAKFGKGAKKTSH, from the exons ATGAGGCCCCTGTCGCCGGTCGGCGATGTCCGGCTGGAGctgtcgccgccgccgccgctgccacTGCCTGCTGTGAGCGGGTCTCCGGTCGGGTCGTCCGGGCGTCTCATGGCCGCTAGCAGCTCCCTGGTGCCCGACCGGCTGCGCCTGCCGCTCTGCTTCCTCGGCGTCTTTGTCTGCTATTTCTACTATGGGATCCTGCAGGAAAAGAT AACAAGAGGAAAGTATGGGGAGGGAGCCAAGCAGGAAACATTCACTTTTGCCTTAACTTTGGTCTTCATCCAGTGTGTGATCAATGCTGTGTTTGCCAAGATCT TGATCCAGTTTTTTGACACTGCCAGGGTGGATCGTACTCGGAGCTGGCTCTATGCTGCCTGTTCTGTCTCCTATCTGGGTGCCATGGTCTCTAGCAACTCAGCACTACAGTTTGTCAACTATCCAACTCAG GTCCTTGGTAAATCCTGCAAGCCAATCCCAG TCATGCTCCTTGGAGTTACCCTCTTGAAGAAGAAGTACCCAATGGCCAAGTACCTGTGTGTGTTGCTAATTGTGGCTGGAGTGGCCCTTTTCATGTACAAACCCAAGAAAGTAGTTGGGATGGAAGAACACACAGTTGGCTACGGAGAGCTGCTTCTG TTATTATCTCTGACCCTGGATGGACTGACAGGCGTTTCCCAGGACCACATGCGGGCTCATTACCAAACAGGCTCCAACCACATGATGTTGAATATCAACCTTTGGTCGACATTATTGCTGGGAGCTG GAATCCTGTTCACTGGGGAGCTCTGGGAGTTCTTGAGCTTTGCCGAAAGGTACCCCAACATCATCTATAACATTCTGCTCTTTGGTCTGACCAGTGCCCTGGGTCAG AGCTTCATCTTCATGACAGTTGTGTATTTTGGCCCCCTAACCTGCTCCATCATCACCACAACTCGAAAGTTCTTCACTATTTTGGCCTCTGTGATCCTCTTCGCCAATCCCATCAGCCCCTTGCAGTGGGTGGGCACCGTGCTTGTGTTCTTGG GTCTCGGTCTCGATGCCAAGTTTGGGAAAGGAGCCAAGAAGACATCCCACTAG